In Mustela lutreola isolate mMusLut2 chromosome 1, mMusLut2.pri, whole genome shotgun sequence, one genomic interval encodes:
- the FIBIN gene encoding fin bud initiation factor homolog: protein MVFLKFLWMGFFCHLCQGYFDGPLYPEMSNGTLHHYFVPDGDYEENDDPEKCQLLFRVSDHRRCSQGEGSQASSLLSLTLREEFTVLGRQVEDAGRVLEGISKSISYDLDGEESYGKYLQRESHQIGDAYSNSDKSLTELESKFKQGQEQDSRQESRLNEDFLGMLVHTRSLLKETLDISVGLRDKYELLALTIRSHGTRLGRLKNDYLKV from the coding sequence ATGGTGTTCCTGAAGTTCCTCTGGATGGGTTTCTTCTGCCACCTGTGTCAGGGCTACTTCGATGGCCCTCTTTACCCGGAGATGTCCAATGGGACTCTGCACCACTACTTCGTGCCGGATGGGGACTATGAAGAGAATGATGACCCTGAGAAGTGCCAACTGCTCTTCAGGGTGAGTGACCACCGGCGCTGCTCccagggggaggggagccaggCCAGCAGTCTGCTGAGCCTCACGCTTCGGGAAGAGTTCACTGTGCTGGGCCGCCAAGTAGAAGATGCTGGGCGTGTCCTGGAGGGCATCAGTAAGAGCATCTCCTACGACCTGGACGGGGAAGAAAGCTATGGCAAGTACCTGCAGCGGGAGTCCCACCAGATCGGGGATGCCTACTCCAACTCGGACAAGTCCCTCACTGAGCTGGAAAGCAAGTTTAAGCAGGGCCAGGAACAGGACAGCCGGCAAGAAAGCAGGCTCAACGAGGACTTCCTGGGGATGCTGGTCCACACCAGGTCCCTGCTGAAGGAAACGCTTGACATCTCTGTGGGGCTCAGGGACAAATACGAGCTGCTGGCCCTCACCATCAGGAGCCATGGGACCCGGCTAGGTCGGCTGAAAAATGATTATCTTAAGGTGTAG